The region AGACTCACGTACGAAGCGTCGCCACTGGCCCAATCGAGGAACGAACAGTGGAACTTCCTGCTGATACGTTCGGTACTCCTCACCGAACTGATCGAGCATGTCTCGCTCTTCCTTGCGAGCGAGCCACGTGAAGGTCAGGACGATAATCGGGAACAACCCAACCGAAAATATCGTTGGCCAGTGAACGATACCCTCGCCAAAGAGTGCGAGGAACAACCCAGTATACTGCGGGTGGCGGACGTAGCTGTAGAGTCCGCTGGTAACCAGATGGTCTTCCTGTCTGGCGCGATGGACCTGTCGCCATCCCTGAATAAAGAGCAAGATCCCGATGAGCGCCACGCTGTAGCCGACCAGCATCGATACGAACATTCCGGTCTCACCGATACCAACCAGTGTAGACCAGAGATTGTCGCTGGCGTACTCCCGATCGAGGCCGCCGAACCGAATCAGGAGATAAATAGTCAGCGGGAACCCGAACATTTCGGCGTACAGTGCGATGATAAACGCCTGTACGACACCGGCTCCAGCCCACTCGCGCCAGCTTTCTGGGGCGAAATAGCGGTAAAACAACCACGAGACAACAACGATCATGATTAGCGCGAGAGCCCACGCTCCGGCGTGTTCGAACGTCACGTCCAAGCTGATGAAACCGGTGGCCAGCAACATCACCAGTCACCGTCCACGACGATCTGACAGCATCCATCGCTGTGATTGGATGGCGTTTGAGCGATCCCTGACTCTCGATCAATTTTGCCGAACGCTCTGTCCGGTGCGCTCATATCGAAGCACTCCGACTCGCACGTAGCGCTTCTGATCCTCAAATCGATCCGTTCGAGCGAGACAGCGGCGGGATCGTACTCAACGCTCACTGTTTCGGTTTCGAACTCGACGCGTGCGCCACGGACGCCACGAAGCGTAGCGATCGCCCGTTCGAGCGTTAGAGCGCAATTTGGGCAGTTCAGCCCGTGGATGTCGGTGTGTTTTCTCGTCATTTTCCTGTAGTGGGCTTCTCGTAGCCGGGTAGTCGCGCAGCAAACATCTGGAACCGACCGATCAGACCGTAGTTAGCTACCCTTGTGAGCAAGCGAATCAGTAGCTTCGCTTGATCGTCCTGAACGCTTCCTGCTGTGGAGATTGGCGTGCTGAACCGAGGTGTGATTGGTGTTACCCCTATTAGTGACGAATGCGAGTGGCTCTTCGTCACCTGTGACCCGCCGAAACGGCTTGATAGGGGTCTCGCTGTCATGATCCTAGAACGGTGACCGGTTCTGTTGGTGGCCATCCATGTGAGTCTCCTCGTCGTCGCAGCAGCTATCGTGTGAACCGTCACTATCGTCAGCTGCTGCTTGCCTTCCGTTCGGTTGGATCCGATCACCATCCAGTGAGATGGTGAACCGCTTCGAGTCAC is a window of Natronorubrum sediminis DNA encoding:
- a CDS encoding methyltransferase family protein; translated protein: MLLATGFISLDVTFEHAGAWALALIMIVVVSWLFYRYFAPESWREWAGAGVVQAFIIALYAEMFGFPLTIYLLIRFGGLDREYASDNLWSTLVGIGETGMFVSMLVGYSVALIGILLFIQGWRQVHRARQEDHLVTSGLYSYVRHPQYTGLFLALFGEGIVHWPTIFSVGLFPIIVLTFTWLARKEERDMLDQFGEEYRTYQQEVPLFVPRLGQWRRFVRESRSP
- a CDS encoding heavy-metal-associated domain-containing protein yields the protein MTRKHTDIHGLNCPNCALTLERAIATLRGVRGARVEFETETVSVEYDPAAVSLERIDLRIRSATCESECFDMSAPDRAFGKIDRESGIAQTPSNHSDGCCQIVVDGDW